From Coffea arabica cultivar ET-39 chromosome 10e, Coffea Arabica ET-39 HiFi, whole genome shotgun sequence, one genomic window encodes:
- the LOC113711572 gene encoding uncharacterized protein: MEDYIVGLIVAGVFFWTILFLLTKRIFQERSFDFSLRVVSSIHAIIAVTLASLSIQDWSCPIFPLPSKSSPMQIQTLAISGAYLIFDLACCQFSDNINLDTIFHHLVCILGIWAGLASERYGSEMVAALWLGEISGPFLHLRDLLKELGYRGTDLNLAIDILFAIIFTAARMIVGPYLTYAFLFSDSPLLMKAVALGLQLVSAFWVYKIVRMVIHKLSSKGMPSSQPAVDGEASYKCCVPPLRRLPQCCGPPQ; encoded by the exons ATGGAAGATTACATAGTAGGGTTGATTGTAGCAGGTGTATTCTTCTGGACAATATTATTCTTATTAACAAAAAGGATCTTTCAAGAACGTTCATTTGATTTTAGCCTACGTGTGGTTTCTTCAATCCATGCAATTATAGCAGTAACATTGGCTTCTCTCTCCATTCAAGATTGGAGTTGCCCAATTTTTCCATTGCCCTCAAAGTCTTCTCCCATGCAG ATCCAAACATTAGCAATCAGTGGTGCTTATCTCATTTTTGACTTAGCATGTTGCCAATTCAGCGACAACATTAATCTGGATACCATATTTCATCATTTAGTCTGCATTCTTGGAATTTGGGCAGGCCTTGCTTCTGAAAGG TATGGATCAGAAATGGTGGCGGCATTATGGCTTGGAGAAATTTCTGGTCCATTCCTCCACTTAAGAGACCTCCTTAAAGAACTGGGGTACAGAGGCACGGACCTAAATTTGGCCATTGAT ATTTTGTTTGCAATCATATTCACAGCTGCAAGGATGATAGTTGGACCATATCTCACGTATGCATTTCTCTTTTCTGATAGTCCGCTGCTCATGAAG GCAGTGGCTCTTGGACTACAACTTGTCAGTGCTTTCTGGGTATACAAGATCGTAAGAATGGTTATACACAAACTGTCTTCCAAAGGCATGCCTTCAAGCCAGCCAGCCGTAGATGGGGAAGCAAGTTACAAATGTTGTGTTCCACCTCTCAGGCGGCTGCCCCAGTGTTGCGGACCGCCACAAtag
- the LOC113712956 gene encoding RNA-binding protein 2-like, with protein MGDPYWNRQSGMQPPAAGGGMLKRHRSDYDVPPSRMTLGHEMHNYLAPDDDRGGPRIVKDTKTLGSAYDRYLQNSQLSLNSGEGNNYGGAALRAVGSGMPTLPIRDPVSSGRPGTGGPELAPSSRRVGYSGQLPVEEIPRTRETLPLPPDASSTLYIEGLPPDSTKREVAHIFRPFVGYKEVRLVTKESKHRGGDPLILCFVDFADPACAATALSALQGYKMDEHDPDSSYLRLQFSRFPGPRSGPGFRGKR; from the exons ATGGGGGATCCCTATTGGAATAGGCAAAGTGGGATGCAACCACCAGCAGCCGGAGGAGGAATGCTTAAACGTCACCGTTCCGATTACG ATGTTCCGCCATCTCGGATGACATTAGGACATGAGATGCATAACTATTTAGCTCCTGATGATGACCGAGGTGGACCTCGAATAGTAAAGGATACAAAAACCCTTGGATCAGCATATGACCGATATCTACAGAATTCG CAACTTTCTCTTAATTCTGGAGAAGGTAATAACTATGGTGGAGCAGCTTTGAGAGCAGTTGGTAGTGGTATGCCTACACTTCCAATACGTGACCCTGTTTCATCTGGTCGTCCTGGGACTGGTGGTCCTGAACTCGCACCAAGCAGCAGAAGGGTGGGGTATAGTGGTCAACTCCCTGTGGAGGAAATACCCAGGACTCGTGAaactcttcctcttcctccagATGCTTCAAGCACATTGTATATTGAAGGACTTCCTCCTGACAGCACGAAACGAGAAGTAGCTC ATATTTTCCGTCCTTTTGTAGGTTATAAAGAAGTAAGACTTGTTACCAAGGAATCCAAACAT CGCGGTGGAGATCCTCTAATTCTGTGTTTTGTTGATTTTGCTGACCCTGCATGTGCTGCTACTGCATTGAGTGCCCTGCAAG GTTATAAGATGGATGAACATGACCCAGACTCTTCCTACTTGCGGCTGCAATTCTCAAGGTTCCCAGGTCCAAGGTCTGGCCCTGGATTTCGTGGGAAGAGATAG